The Salvelinus sp. IW2-2015 linkage group LG15, ASM291031v2, whole genome shotgun sequence genome includes a region encoding these proteins:
- the LOC111974793 gene encoding clathrin heavy chain 1 isoform X1 → MAQILPIRFQEHLQLQNLGVNPANIGFSYLTMESDKFICIREKVGEQNQVVIIDMADPNNPSRRPISADSAIMNPASKVIALKAAKCLQIFNIEMKSKMKAHTMTEEVMFWKWISVNTVALVTEAAVYHWSMEGDSQPIKVFDRHASLAGCQIINYRTDEQQKWLLLIGISAQQNRVVGAMQLYSVDRKVSQPIEGHAAAFGEFKVEGNTKASTLFCFAVRSQAGGKLHIIEVGQPATGNQPFTKKAVDVFFPPEAQTDFPVAMQIGTKHGVIYLITKYGYIHLYDLESGVCIYMNRISAETIFVTAPHELTSGIIGVNKKGQVLSVCVEEENIVNYATNVLQNPDLGLRMAVRSNLAGAEELFARKFNTLFAQGSYSEAAKVAASTPKGILRTAETIRKFQSVPAQPGQASPLLQYFGILLDQGQLNKFESLELCRPVLQQGRKQLLEKWLKEDKLECCEELGDLVKAVDPTLALSVYLRANVPSKVIQCFAETGQFQKIVLYAKKVGYSPDWVFLLRNVMRVSPDQGLQFSQMLVADEEPLANINQIVDVFMEGSLIQQCTSFLLDALKNNQPAEGHLQTRLLEMNLIHAPQVADAILGNQMFSHYDRAHIAQLCEKAGLQQRALEHYTDLFDIKRAVVHTHLLNPEWLVNFFGALSVEDSVECLRAMLSANIRQNLQLCVQVASKYHEQLGTNTLVELFESFKSYEGLFYFLGSIVNFSQDPDVHFKYIQAACKTGQIKEVERICRESNCYDPDRVKNFLKEAKLTDQLPLIIVCDRFDFVHDLVLYLYRNTLQKYIEIYVQKVNPSRLPVVIGGLLDVDCAEDVIKNLIMVVRGQFSTDELVAEVEKRNRLKLLLPWLESRIHEGCEEPATHNALAKIYIDSNNTPERFLKENTFYDSAVVGKYCEKRDPHLACVAYERGQCDLDLIKVCNENSLFKSEARYLVRRKDPELWANVLEENNPYRRQLIDQVVQTALSETQDPEEVSVTVKAFMTADLPNELIELLEKIVLDNSVFSEHRNLQNLLILTAIKADRTRVMEYVNRLDNYDAPDIANIAISNELFEEAFAIFKKFDVNTSAIQVLIEHISNLDRAYEFAERCNEAAVWSQLARAQLQRDLVKEAIDSYIKADDPSAYMEVVSAASKNNNWEDLVKFLQMARKKARESYVETELIFALAKTGRLAELEEFVSGPNNAHIQQVGDRCYEEGMYDAAKLLYNNVSNFARLASTLVHLGEYQAAVDSARKANSTRTWKEVCCACVDGEEFRLAQICGLHIVIHADELEELISYYQDRGYYEELIGLLEAALGLERAHMGMFTELAILYSKFKPQKMREHLELFWSRVNIPKVLRAAEQSHLWAELVFLYDKYEEYDNAVLTMMSHPTDAWKEVQFKDIIAKVANVELYYKSLSFYLDNKPLLTNDLLTILSPRLDHSRTVSYFTKVNQSKLVKPYLRSVQSHNNKGVNEALNNLLTEEEDYQGLRASIDAYDNFDTIGLAQRLEKHELIEFRRIAAYLYKGNNRWRQSVELCKKDKLYKDAMLYAAESKDAELAETLLQWFLEEGRKECFAACLFASYDLLHPDVVLELAWRHNIMDFAMPYFIQVMREYLTKVDEVEEKVTVDKLEESESQRKTEEEVTEPTPIVFGQQLMLTAGSAPVAPQPGYPGGYGYAAPGYSPQPPYNM, encoded by the exons CTGCAGAACCTGGGGGTGAACCCGGCTAACATTGGTTTCAGCTACTTGACCATGGAGTCTGACAAGTTCATCTGCATCCGGGAGAAGGTGGGCGAGCAGAACCAGGTGGTGATCATAGACATGGCCGACCCCAATAACCCCAGCAGACGTCCCATCTCTGCTGACAGTGCCATCATGAACCCTGCCAGCAAGGTCATCGCCCTCAAAG CTGCTAAATGCCTGCAGATCTTCAACATTGAGATGAAGAGTAAGATGAAGGCTCACACCATGACCGAGGAAGTCATGTTCTGGAAGTGGATCTCTGTCAACACCGTCGCCTTGGTGACTGAAGCGGCCGTCTACCATTGGAGCATGGAGGGGGACTCGCAGCCCATCAAAGTGTTTGATCGGCACGCTAGTCTGGCCGGATGCCAGATCATAAACTACAGAACAGACGAACAGCAGAAGTGGCTCCTCCTTATAGGGATCTcggcacag CAAAACCGTGTGGTGGGGGCCATGCAGCTGTACTCTGTGGACAGGAAGGTGTCTCAGCCCATCGAAGGCCACGCTGCAGCTTTCGGAGAGTTTAAGGTGGAGGGCAACACCAAAGCCTCCACTCTGTTCTGCTTCGCTGTGCGCAGCCAGGCTGGGGGCAAG CTGCACATCATAGAGGTGGGTCAGCCGGCTACAGGGAACCAGCCGTTTACTAAGAAGGCGGTTGACGTATTCTTCCCTCCTGAGGCTCAGACAGACTTCCCCGTCGCCATGCAG ATTGGCACCAAGCACGGTGTGATCTACCTGATCACTAAGTATGGCTATATCCACCTGTACGACCTGGAGTCAGGAGTGTGTATCTACATGAACCGCATCAGCGCCGAGACCATCTTCGTCACCGCCCCCCACGAACTCACCTCCGGCATCATCGGGGTTAACAAGAAGGGACAG gtgttgtcagtgtgtgtggaggaggagaaCATAGTGAACTATGCCACCAACGTGCTGCAGAACCCAGACCTGGGCCTGAGGATGGCTGTGCGTTCTAACCTGGCCGGGGCTGAGGAGCTGTTTGCCAGGAAGTTCAACACACTGTTCGCCCAGGGCTCCTACTCCGAGGCTGCCAAGGTGGCCGCATCCACACCCAAG ggtatcctgcgcacAGCGGAGACCATCCGTAAGTTCCAGAGCGTGCCAGCCCAGCCGGGCCAGGCCTCTCCCCTGCTGCAGTACTTTGGCATCCTGCTGGACCAGGGCCAGCTCAACAAGTTTGAGTCTCTGGAGCTGTGTAGGCCCGTGCTACAGCAAGGACGCAAGCAGCTGCTGGAGAAGTGGCTGAAAGAGGACAAG CTGGAGTGTTGTGAGGAGCTTGGTGACCTGGTTAAGGCAGTAGATCCTACGCTAGCCCTCAGTGTCTACCTCAGGGCCAACGTACCCAGCAAGGTGATCCAGTGCTTTGCTGAGACCGGACAGTTCCAGAAGATAGTGCTCTACGCCAAAAAG gTGGGCTACTCTCCAGACTGGGTGTTTCTGTTGAGGAATGTGATGCGGGTCAGCCCAGACCAGGGTCTACAGTTCTCTCAGATGCTGGTGGCAGATGAGGAGCCCCTGGCCAACATCAACCAG ATAGTGGATGTGTTCATGGAGGGAAGTCTGATCCAGCAGTGTACCTCCTTCCTATTGGACGCTCTGAAGAACAATCAGCCAGCCGAGGGACACCTACAGACACGCCTACTGGAGATGAACCTCATCCACGCCCCccag GTCGCCGACGCGATCCTTGGCAACCAGATGTTTAGTCACTATGACCGTGCCCACATCGCCCAGCTGTGTGAGAAGGCTGGactgcaacagagggctctagaGCACTACACTGACCTGTTCGACATCAAACGGGCTGtcgtacacacacacctgctcaacCCTGAG TGGCTGGTGAACTTCTTTGGCGCCCTGTCAGTAGAGGACTCAGTAGAGTGTCTTCGGGCCATGTTATCAGCCAACATCAGACAGAACCTTCAGCTGTGTGTCCAGGTGGCATCTAAATACCACGAGCAGCTGGGAACAAACACCCTGGTGGAGCTCTTTGAGTCCTTCAAGAGCTACGAGG GTCTGTTCTACTTCCTGGGCTCCATAGTGAACTTCAGTCAGGACCCTGACGTCCATTTTAAATACATCCAGGCGGCCTGTAAGACAGGGCAGATCAAGGAAGTGGAGCGCATCTGTAGAGAGAGCAACTGTTACGACCCGGACAGGGTCAAGAACTTCCTCAAG gAGGCTAAATTGACAGACCAGCTGCCGTTGATCATAGTGTGTGACCGCTTTGACTTTGTCCATGACCTGGTGCTCTATCTCTACCGCAACACTCTGCAGAAGTACATAGAGATCTACGTTCAGAAG gtgaACCCCAGCCGTCTGCCTGTGGTGATAGGAGGTCTGTTGGATGTAGACTGTGCTGAAGACGTCATTAAGAACCTGATCATGGTGGTGAGAGGACAGTTCTCCACTGATGAGCTGGTGGcagaggtggagaagaggaacAG ACTGAAGCTGTTGTTGCCGTGGCTTGAGTCTCGTATCCATGAGGGCTGTGAAGAGCCGGCTACCCACAATGCCTTGGCTAAGATCTACATTGACAGTAACAACACCCCGGAGCGCTTCCTGAAGGAGAACACCTTCTACGACAGTGCTGTAGTGGGGAAGTATTGTGAGAAGAGAGACCCCCACCTCGCCTGTGTCGCCTATGAGAGGGGCCAGTGTGACCTGGACCTTATCaag GTGTGCAATGAGAACTCCCTGTTCAAGAGTGAGGCTCGCTACCTGGTCCGACGGAAAGACCCAGAACTATGGGCCAACGTTCTTGAGGAGAACAACCCTTATAGACGCCAACTCATAGACCAG GTGGTGCAGACCGCTCTGTCAGAGACCCAGGACCCAGAGGAGGTGTCTGTGACAGTCAAGGCCTTCATGACAGCTGACCTGCCCAATGAGCTCATCGAACTACTGGAGAAGATTGTATTGGACAACTCCGTCTTCAGCGAGCACCG AAACCTCCAGAACCTGTTGATCCTGACGGCCATCAAGGCAGACCGGACGCGTGTGATGGAGTACGTCAACCGCCTGGACAACTACGACGCCCCCGACATCGCTAACATCGCCATCAGCAACGAGCTCTTCGAGGAGGCTTTCGCCATATTCAAGAAGTTTGACGTCAACACCTCCGCCATTCAG GTCCTGATCGAGCATATCAGTAACCTGGACAGAGCCTATGAGTTTGCAGAGCGTTGTAATGAGGCCGCGGTATGGAGTCAACTGGCCAGAGCCCAGCTCCAGAGAGACCTGGTTAAAGAGGCCATCGATTCCTACATCAAAGCTGACGACCCGTCAGCCTACATGGAGGTGGTCAGCGCTGCCAGCAAGAACA ATAACTGGGAGGACCTGGTGAAGTTCCTTCAGATGGCTCGGAAGAAGGCCAGAGAGTCGTATGTAGAGACAGAGCTCATCTTTGCTCTGGCTAAAACTGGCAGACTGGCCGAACTAGAGGAATTTGTCAGCGGCCCTAACAATGCCCATATACAACAG gTGGGAGATAGGTGTTATGAAGAAGGGATGTACGATGCTGCCAAGCTGCTGTACAATAACGTGTCCAACTTTGCCCGCCTGGCGTCCACGCTGGTACACCTAGGAGAGTACCAAGCTGCTGTGGACAGCGCCAGGAAAGCCAACAGCACACGCACCTGGAAGGAG gtgtgttgtgcgtgtgtggatGGGGAAGAGTTTCGATTGGCTCAGATCTGTGGTCTACACATTGTTATCCACGCTGATGAACTGGAGGAGCTCATCAGCTACTACCAG GACCGGGGTTACTACGAGGAGCTGATAGGCCTGTTGGAGGCCGCGTTGGGTTTGGAGCGCGCTCATATGGGAATGTTCACAGAGCTGGCCATCCTCTACTCCAAATTTAAACCCCAGAAGATGAGAGAACACCTGGAACTCTTCTGGTCCCGCGTCAACATCCCTaag GTGCTGCGAGCGGCGGAGCAGTCCCATCTGTGGGCGGAGTTAGTGTTTCTGTATGATAAATATGAGGAATATGACAACGCTGTCCTCACGATGATGTCACACCCTACGGACGCTTGGAAGGAGGTGCAGTTCAAGGACATCATTGCCAAG GTGGCCAATGTGGAGCTGTACTACAAATCCCTTTCCTTTTACCTGGACAACAAACCTCTGCTGACGAATGACCTTCTGACCATACTGTCACCACGGTTAGACCACAGCCGCACGGTCAGCTACTTCACCaag GTTAACCAGTCGAAGTTGGTAAAGCCTTACCTGAGGTCAGTTCAGAGTCATAACAACAAGGGAGTCAACGAGGCCCTCAATAACCTgctgacagaggaggaggactaccag GGTCTGAGGGCGTCTATCGATGCATATGATAACTTTGACACCATTGGTTTGGCCCAGAGACTGGAGAAGCATGAGCTGATTGAGTTCAGACGCATCGCAGCATACCTCTACAAAGGCAACAACCGCTGGAGACAGAGCGTGGAACTCTGCAAGAAGGACAAATTATACAAG GATGCAATGCTGTATGCTGCTGAGTCTAAGGATGCTGAGCTGGCTGAGACCCTGTTGCAGTGGTTCCTGGAGGAGGGCAGGAAGGAGTGTTTCGCTGCCTGTCTGTTTGCCTCCTACGACCTGTTGCACCCTGACGTGGTGCTGGAGCTGGCCTGGAGACACAATATCATGGACTTTGCCATGCCATACTTCATCCAAGTCATGAGGGAGTACCTCACCAAG GTTGATGAGGTTGAGGAGAAGGtgacg GTGGACAAACTGGAGGAGTCAGAAAGCCAAAGGAAGACTGAGGAAGAAGTCACAGAACCCACCCCCATAGTTTTCG gtcagcAGCTGATGTTGACGGCAGGCTCGGCTCCAGTGGCTCCCCAGCCTGGATACCCAGGAGGCTACGGATACGCTGCCCCAGGCTACTCCCCCCAGCCCCCCTACAACATGTAG
- the LOC111974793 gene encoding clathrin heavy chain 1 isoform X2, translated as MAQILPIRFQEHLQLQNLGVNPANIGFSYLTMESDKFICIREKVGEQNQVVIIDMADPNNPSRRPISADSAIMNPASKVIALKAAKCLQIFNIEMKSKMKAHTMTEEVMFWKWISVNTVALVTEAAVYHWSMEGDSQPIKVFDRHASLAGCQIINYRTDEQQKWLLLIGISAQQNRVVGAMQLYSVDRKVSQPIEGHAAAFGEFKVEGNTKASTLFCFAVRSQAGGKLHIIEVGQPATGNQPFTKKAVDVFFPPEAQTDFPVAMQIGTKHGVIYLITKYGYIHLYDLESGVCIYMNRISAETIFVTAPHELTSGIIGVNKKGQVLSVCVEEENIVNYATNVLQNPDLGLRMAVRSNLAGAEELFARKFNTLFAQGSYSEAAKVAASTPKGILRTAETIRKFQSVPAQPGQASPLLQYFGILLDQGQLNKFESLELCRPVLQQGRKQLLEKWLKEDKLECCEELGDLVKAVDPTLALSVYLRANVPSKVIQCFAETGQFQKIVLYAKKVGYSPDWVFLLRNVMRVSPDQGLQFSQMLVADEEPLANINQIVDVFMEGSLIQQCTSFLLDALKNNQPAEGHLQTRLLEMNLIHAPQVADAILGNQMFSHYDRAHIAQLCEKAGLQQRALEHYTDLFDIKRAVVHTHLLNPEWLVNFFGALSVEDSVECLRAMLSANIRQNLQLCVQVASKYHEQLGTNTLVELFESFKSYEGLFYFLGSIVNFSQDPDVHFKYIQAACKTGQIKEVERICRESNCYDPDRVKNFLKEAKLTDQLPLIIVCDRFDFVHDLVLYLYRNTLQKYIEIYVQKVNPSRLPVVIGGLLDVDCAEDVIKNLIMVVRGQFSTDELVAEVEKRNRLKLLLPWLESRIHEGCEEPATHNALAKIYIDSNNTPERFLKENTFYDSAVVGKYCEKRDPHLACVAYERGQCDLDLIKVCNENSLFKSEARYLVRRKDPELWANVLEENNPYRRQLIDQVVQTALSETQDPEEVSVTVKAFMTADLPNELIELLEKIVLDNSVFSEHRNLQNLLILTAIKADRTRVMEYVNRLDNYDAPDIANIAISNELFEEAFAIFKKFDVNTSAIQVLIEHISNLDRAYEFAERCNEAAVWSQLARAQLQRDLVKEAIDSYIKADDPSAYMEVVSAASKNNNWEDLVKFLQMARKKARESYVETELIFALAKTGRLAELEEFVSGPNNAHIQQVGDRCYEEGMYDAAKLLYNNVSNFARLASTLVHLGEYQAAVDSARKANSTRTWKEVCCACVDGEEFRLAQICGLHIVIHADELEELISYYQDRGYYEELIGLLEAALGLERAHMGMFTELAILYSKFKPQKMREHLELFWSRVNIPKVLRAAEQSHLWAELVFLYDKYEEYDNAVLTMMSHPTDAWKEVQFKDIIAKVANVELYYKSLSFYLDNKPLLTNDLLTILSPRLDHSRTVSYFTKVNQSKLVKPYLRSVQSHNNKGVNEALNNLLTEEEDYQGLRASIDAYDNFDTIGLAQRLEKHELIEFRRIAAYLYKGNNRWRQSVELCKKDKLYKDAMLYAAESKDAELAETLLQWFLEEGRKECFAACLFASYDLLHPDVVLELAWRHNIMDFAMPYFIQVMREYLTKVDKLEESESQRKTEEEVTEPTPIVFGQQLMLTAGSAPVAPQPGYPGGYGYAAPGYSPQPPYNM; from the exons CTGCAGAACCTGGGGGTGAACCCGGCTAACATTGGTTTCAGCTACTTGACCATGGAGTCTGACAAGTTCATCTGCATCCGGGAGAAGGTGGGCGAGCAGAACCAGGTGGTGATCATAGACATGGCCGACCCCAATAACCCCAGCAGACGTCCCATCTCTGCTGACAGTGCCATCATGAACCCTGCCAGCAAGGTCATCGCCCTCAAAG CTGCTAAATGCCTGCAGATCTTCAACATTGAGATGAAGAGTAAGATGAAGGCTCACACCATGACCGAGGAAGTCATGTTCTGGAAGTGGATCTCTGTCAACACCGTCGCCTTGGTGACTGAAGCGGCCGTCTACCATTGGAGCATGGAGGGGGACTCGCAGCCCATCAAAGTGTTTGATCGGCACGCTAGTCTGGCCGGATGCCAGATCATAAACTACAGAACAGACGAACAGCAGAAGTGGCTCCTCCTTATAGGGATCTcggcacag CAAAACCGTGTGGTGGGGGCCATGCAGCTGTACTCTGTGGACAGGAAGGTGTCTCAGCCCATCGAAGGCCACGCTGCAGCTTTCGGAGAGTTTAAGGTGGAGGGCAACACCAAAGCCTCCACTCTGTTCTGCTTCGCTGTGCGCAGCCAGGCTGGGGGCAAG CTGCACATCATAGAGGTGGGTCAGCCGGCTACAGGGAACCAGCCGTTTACTAAGAAGGCGGTTGACGTATTCTTCCCTCCTGAGGCTCAGACAGACTTCCCCGTCGCCATGCAG ATTGGCACCAAGCACGGTGTGATCTACCTGATCACTAAGTATGGCTATATCCACCTGTACGACCTGGAGTCAGGAGTGTGTATCTACATGAACCGCATCAGCGCCGAGACCATCTTCGTCACCGCCCCCCACGAACTCACCTCCGGCATCATCGGGGTTAACAAGAAGGGACAG gtgttgtcagtgtgtgtggaggaggagaaCATAGTGAACTATGCCACCAACGTGCTGCAGAACCCAGACCTGGGCCTGAGGATGGCTGTGCGTTCTAACCTGGCCGGGGCTGAGGAGCTGTTTGCCAGGAAGTTCAACACACTGTTCGCCCAGGGCTCCTACTCCGAGGCTGCCAAGGTGGCCGCATCCACACCCAAG ggtatcctgcgcacAGCGGAGACCATCCGTAAGTTCCAGAGCGTGCCAGCCCAGCCGGGCCAGGCCTCTCCCCTGCTGCAGTACTTTGGCATCCTGCTGGACCAGGGCCAGCTCAACAAGTTTGAGTCTCTGGAGCTGTGTAGGCCCGTGCTACAGCAAGGACGCAAGCAGCTGCTGGAGAAGTGGCTGAAAGAGGACAAG CTGGAGTGTTGTGAGGAGCTTGGTGACCTGGTTAAGGCAGTAGATCCTACGCTAGCCCTCAGTGTCTACCTCAGGGCCAACGTACCCAGCAAGGTGATCCAGTGCTTTGCTGAGACCGGACAGTTCCAGAAGATAGTGCTCTACGCCAAAAAG gTGGGCTACTCTCCAGACTGGGTGTTTCTGTTGAGGAATGTGATGCGGGTCAGCCCAGACCAGGGTCTACAGTTCTCTCAGATGCTGGTGGCAGATGAGGAGCCCCTGGCCAACATCAACCAG ATAGTGGATGTGTTCATGGAGGGAAGTCTGATCCAGCAGTGTACCTCCTTCCTATTGGACGCTCTGAAGAACAATCAGCCAGCCGAGGGACACCTACAGACACGCCTACTGGAGATGAACCTCATCCACGCCCCccag GTCGCCGACGCGATCCTTGGCAACCAGATGTTTAGTCACTATGACCGTGCCCACATCGCCCAGCTGTGTGAGAAGGCTGGactgcaacagagggctctagaGCACTACACTGACCTGTTCGACATCAAACGGGCTGtcgtacacacacacctgctcaacCCTGAG TGGCTGGTGAACTTCTTTGGCGCCCTGTCAGTAGAGGACTCAGTAGAGTGTCTTCGGGCCATGTTATCAGCCAACATCAGACAGAACCTTCAGCTGTGTGTCCAGGTGGCATCTAAATACCACGAGCAGCTGGGAACAAACACCCTGGTGGAGCTCTTTGAGTCCTTCAAGAGCTACGAGG GTCTGTTCTACTTCCTGGGCTCCATAGTGAACTTCAGTCAGGACCCTGACGTCCATTTTAAATACATCCAGGCGGCCTGTAAGACAGGGCAGATCAAGGAAGTGGAGCGCATCTGTAGAGAGAGCAACTGTTACGACCCGGACAGGGTCAAGAACTTCCTCAAG gAGGCTAAATTGACAGACCAGCTGCCGTTGATCATAGTGTGTGACCGCTTTGACTTTGTCCATGACCTGGTGCTCTATCTCTACCGCAACACTCTGCAGAAGTACATAGAGATCTACGTTCAGAAG gtgaACCCCAGCCGTCTGCCTGTGGTGATAGGAGGTCTGTTGGATGTAGACTGTGCTGAAGACGTCATTAAGAACCTGATCATGGTGGTGAGAGGACAGTTCTCCACTGATGAGCTGGTGGcagaggtggagaagaggaacAG ACTGAAGCTGTTGTTGCCGTGGCTTGAGTCTCGTATCCATGAGGGCTGTGAAGAGCCGGCTACCCACAATGCCTTGGCTAAGATCTACATTGACAGTAACAACACCCCGGAGCGCTTCCTGAAGGAGAACACCTTCTACGACAGTGCTGTAGTGGGGAAGTATTGTGAGAAGAGAGACCCCCACCTCGCCTGTGTCGCCTATGAGAGGGGCCAGTGTGACCTGGACCTTATCaag GTGTGCAATGAGAACTCCCTGTTCAAGAGTGAGGCTCGCTACCTGGTCCGACGGAAAGACCCAGAACTATGGGCCAACGTTCTTGAGGAGAACAACCCTTATAGACGCCAACTCATAGACCAG GTGGTGCAGACCGCTCTGTCAGAGACCCAGGACCCAGAGGAGGTGTCTGTGACAGTCAAGGCCTTCATGACAGCTGACCTGCCCAATGAGCTCATCGAACTACTGGAGAAGATTGTATTGGACAACTCCGTCTTCAGCGAGCACCG AAACCTCCAGAACCTGTTGATCCTGACGGCCATCAAGGCAGACCGGACGCGTGTGATGGAGTACGTCAACCGCCTGGACAACTACGACGCCCCCGACATCGCTAACATCGCCATCAGCAACGAGCTCTTCGAGGAGGCTTTCGCCATATTCAAGAAGTTTGACGTCAACACCTCCGCCATTCAG GTCCTGATCGAGCATATCAGTAACCTGGACAGAGCCTATGAGTTTGCAGAGCGTTGTAATGAGGCCGCGGTATGGAGTCAACTGGCCAGAGCCCAGCTCCAGAGAGACCTGGTTAAAGAGGCCATCGATTCCTACATCAAAGCTGACGACCCGTCAGCCTACATGGAGGTGGTCAGCGCTGCCAGCAAGAACA ATAACTGGGAGGACCTGGTGAAGTTCCTTCAGATGGCTCGGAAGAAGGCCAGAGAGTCGTATGTAGAGACAGAGCTCATCTTTGCTCTGGCTAAAACTGGCAGACTGGCCGAACTAGAGGAATTTGTCAGCGGCCCTAACAATGCCCATATACAACAG gTGGGAGATAGGTGTTATGAAGAAGGGATGTACGATGCTGCCAAGCTGCTGTACAATAACGTGTCCAACTTTGCCCGCCTGGCGTCCACGCTGGTACACCTAGGAGAGTACCAAGCTGCTGTGGACAGCGCCAGGAAAGCCAACAGCACACGCACCTGGAAGGAG gtgtgttgtgcgtgtgtggatGGGGAAGAGTTTCGATTGGCTCAGATCTGTGGTCTACACATTGTTATCCACGCTGATGAACTGGAGGAGCTCATCAGCTACTACCAG GACCGGGGTTACTACGAGGAGCTGATAGGCCTGTTGGAGGCCGCGTTGGGTTTGGAGCGCGCTCATATGGGAATGTTCACAGAGCTGGCCATCCTCTACTCCAAATTTAAACCCCAGAAGATGAGAGAACACCTGGAACTCTTCTGGTCCCGCGTCAACATCCCTaag GTGCTGCGAGCGGCGGAGCAGTCCCATCTGTGGGCGGAGTTAGTGTTTCTGTATGATAAATATGAGGAATATGACAACGCTGTCCTCACGATGATGTCACACCCTACGGACGCTTGGAAGGAGGTGCAGTTCAAGGACATCATTGCCAAG GTGGCCAATGTGGAGCTGTACTACAAATCCCTTTCCTTTTACCTGGACAACAAACCTCTGCTGACGAATGACCTTCTGACCATACTGTCACCACGGTTAGACCACAGCCGCACGGTCAGCTACTTCACCaag GTTAACCAGTCGAAGTTGGTAAAGCCTTACCTGAGGTCAGTTCAGAGTCATAACAACAAGGGAGTCAACGAGGCCCTCAATAACCTgctgacagaggaggaggactaccag GGTCTGAGGGCGTCTATCGATGCATATGATAACTTTGACACCATTGGTTTGGCCCAGAGACTGGAGAAGCATGAGCTGATTGAGTTCAGACGCATCGCAGCATACCTCTACAAAGGCAACAACCGCTGGAGACAGAGCGTGGAACTCTGCAAGAAGGACAAATTATACAAG GATGCAATGCTGTATGCTGCTGAGTCTAAGGATGCTGAGCTGGCTGAGACCCTGTTGCAGTGGTTCCTGGAGGAGGGCAGGAAGGAGTGTTTCGCTGCCTGTCTGTTTGCCTCCTACGACCTGTTGCACCCTGACGTGGTGCTGGAGCTGGCCTGGAGACACAATATCATGGACTTTGCCATGCCATACTTCATCCAAGTCATGAGGGAGTACCTCACCAAG GTGGACAAACTGGAGGAGTCAGAAAGCCAAAGGAAGACTGAGGAAGAAGTCACAGAACCCACCCCCATAGTTTTCG gtcagcAGCTGATGTTGACGGCAGGCTCGGCTCCAGTGGCTCCCCAGCCTGGATACCCAGGAGGCTACGGATACGCTGCCCCAGGCTACTCCCCCCAGCCCCCCTACAACATGTAG